The DNA sequence TAAAAAAGTTTTTAGAAGAGAGAAAATATTGTACCAATTATATTCTTGCAAAAGGAGTTCCGCCAGTAAATGGAACAGATGCAAAAATTGAGTATTTTTTCAATACGAATCCGAATTTAAAGCCTAAAAAGAATGAAGATGGTACGGTAGATTATCATGAACTGAATACCATTAGTAGGGTAGAAGAGGGACAACTTCTGGCAAAACTTCATGAAGCGGTAAAAGGGCAACCGGGGCAAGATGTATTTGGAGTAGCAATTCCAGCAAGGCAGGAGAAAAACTTAAAATTGGAATTTGGAAATAATATTACTATTTCTGAGGACAAAACAGAAATTTATTCGCAGGTGACAGGTCATGCCAGTTTAGTGCAAGGTAAGGTATTTGTATCTGATGTATACGAAGTGCCGGCTGATGTAGATAATACAACTGGTGATATCACCTATAATGGAAATGTGTCCATAAAGGGAAATGTGAAAAGTGGATTTTCTGTAAAAGCAAAAGGTGATATTATAATAGATGGTGTGGTCGAAGGAGCGATATTGTCAGCCGGTGGACAGATTATTGTAAAACGTGGAATCCATGGAATGAATAAAGGAAAGGTAGAGGCCAAAGGAAATATTATTACCAAGTTCATTGAAAATGCAACGGTTGTATCCGGTGGATTTATTGAAGCGGGATCCATTTTACATAGTCAGGTGTCAGCGGCAAATGAAGTACGCGTAAGTGGAAAAAAAGGCTTTGTAACAGGTGGAGTTATTCGTGCCGCCAGTTTGGTGGAAGCGCAGATTATTGGATCAGATATGGGAACTATAACACGGGTTGAAGTGGGTGTTGACCCAGAGATGAAGGAGCGGTATAATTCTTTGCATAAGCAGATTTTGGATATTGGCAAAGAAATGGAAAAATGGAAACCGATTCTTGTAAACTATAGCGAACGAGTAGCCAAAAAGGAAAAAATCAATCCGGAAACGGTAGTTCAAGTCCAATCAGTTGCTAAGAAATATAAGGAGAAGCAGGAAGAACTTGCAAAAATCCGGGAAGAATTTATTGGAATTCATGAGCAGATTCAATTGGAAACCGGTGCAAAAGTAAAAGTAAATGGAAGCGTATATCAAGGAGTTTCCATTGCGATATCTGATGTCAGCTATAATGTTAAGGGCACTATATCCTATTCAAAATTTGTGAGAGAACAGGGTGAGATTGTAGTGAAGCCGCTATAAAAGGAGTTGATTAGATGTCAATTAGGCCGATTGATTTTAATGGGATGATTCAAAGAACGCAGGATGTTAGTACGCTGAAACAGAATGAGGATAATAAACCATTTCTGGAGCAACAGAATATTCAAACCCAGTTTAGTAAAGAAACGGTGCATCATATGAAACAGGTTACCCATGCAGATGATGCTGGAAATCAGCAGAAACGTTATGATGCCAAGGAAAAAGGTAGCAACGAGTATGTGGGGCAGCAGAAGAAAAAGAAGGAAAAAAAGAAAGATGGAAAGGTGATAGTAAAGTCTGCCAGTAGCGGATTTGATATCAAGATATAGGTAGAAGTTTATGACAGCAATAGAGATTGTTTTAATCGTAATAGGCGTTATCATGATGATTGCCAGTTTCTTTGTAATGGAGAAGCTTTCTAATAGTGAAGTAAATAAGATGGCAGAATTGAGTTCGGCGGAGATACAGCGTATTATGGAACGAAGTATGAAGGATGCTGAACAAAAAATAAATGATAAAATTGACGGTGTGATTGAAGAATCAATAGAACAATCTACAGAACAGGTGGAACGTGCTCTGGATAAGGAAACCAATGAAAAGATAAAAGCAATTAATGAATATTCTGACACAGTGCTGGAATCTATTAACAAAACCCATAATGAGGTTATGTTTTTGTACAGTATGTTGAATGATAAACATTCAGAATTAACGGCATATGCAGGAAAAATTGCACAATTGGCAATTCATTTAGAAGAACTGCAGGAAAATATTGAGCAGACCATAGAAAAATCACAAGAATTTTTAGAACATCCCATAAAGCCAACGGAACCGTCAGAGGAAACTGCAAAAATTATAGAAGAGTTGGAAGAAAAAACAGAACAGCAGGAAAAGGAAAAAAATCAAAAGCAGCAGATTCTTCAGATGCATAAAGATGGAATGGAAGCTGTTGAGATTGCACGGGAACTTAATATGGGTGTTGGTGAGGTTAAACTGATAATAGGATTGTTCAGAGAGGAAGATATGTAATACTATGAAGTTGAAATATTATTTACGGGGACTAGGTGTTGGAATTATCTGCACAGCTATTATTATGGGAATTGCTTTATCTGGAAAAGGGAAAGAAAGGCTGACAGAGGATGAGATTATAGAAAGAGCTAGACTTCTCGGAATGGTCATGGCAGATGAACAAGAAACAGAGATAGAAGAACCAGAAGAATCGGAGAAATCCGAAGGTGCAGAAGAAGATAGTCAAAAAAATCAAGCACAAGATACAGAAGAAAATAATCAGGAAAGTCAAATTCCACAGGTGGAAAATGAAGAACAAGTTGTACCTGAGACGCCAGTAGAGCAGCCGACATCAGAGCCGGAAATAAAGACAATTGAAGTGCTTCCGGGAGAGTATTCGGATGTAGTAAGTCAGAAGTTGTTTGAAGCCGGATTGATTCCGGATGCGGTTGCTTTTAATAAGTACTTGATGGATTCGGGACAAGATCAGAATATTATGGTGGGAGTTCATCAGATTCCTTTAGGAGCAAATCAGGATGAAATTATTAAAATTTTAGGGGAAAAACCACAATAGGTATTGTCAGGAAGTATTTCCTGTGATATAATCTTTGAGGCAAATAATCAAAAAACACATATGTGGATCAAAGAGCCGGTGCCCTATCGGTAGCTTTTTGAGAGGAAGCATATGGAAGAATTTAACCAATGGAGGTAAGAAAAATGGGCGTTATTTCAATGAAACAGTTATTAGAGGCAGGTGTTCATTTTGGACATCAGACAAGAAGATGGAATCCTAAAATGGCTCCATACATCTACACAGAGAGAAATGGTATTTATATCATTGACTTACAGAAATCTGTAGGAAAAGTAGATGAAGCTTATAAGGCAGTTTCCGATATCGCAGCAGAAGGCGGTACAATTCTTTTTGTAGGAACTAAGAAGCAGGCACAGGATGCTATTAAGGCAGAGGCAGAGCGTTGTGGAATGTTCTATGTAAATGAAAGATGGTTAGGAGGTATGCTTACCAACTTCAAGACTATTCAGAGTCGTATTGCAAGATTAAAAGCAATTGAGACAATGGCAGAAGACGGAACATTTGATGTATTACCGAAGAAAGAAGTAATCGCATTAAAGAAAGAATGGGAAAAGTTAGAGAAAAACCTTGGTGGAATTAAGGATATGAAGAAGATTCCAGATGCTATCTTTATTGTAGATCCTAAGAAAGAAAGAATCTGTGTACAGGAAGCACATACTTTAGGAATTCCATTGATTGGTATTTGTGATACAAACTGTGATCCAGAAGAATTGGATTATGTAATCCCAGGTAATGATGATGCTATTCGTGCGGTAAAATTAATCGTTGCTAAAATGGCAGATGCTGTTATCGAAGCAAATCAGGGAACGATTGAAACAGATGAAGCTTATGTAGAAGAGGAAGAAGTTGCAGAAGAAGCATAATCTGTAATATCAGATTTAGAATGATAAGAGGACAGACAGTTTTGCCTGTCCTCAACTATAAGAATGGAATTATTACATGGAGGGAATTGAAATGGCTATTACAGCAGCAATGGTAAAAGAATTAAGAGAAGCAACCGGCGCAGGAATGATGGACTGCAAAAAGGCTTTAAATGAAACAAATGGAGATATGGAAGCCGCAGTTGAATTTTTAAGAAAGAATGGACAGGCAAAGGCAGAGAAAAAAGCTGGAAGAATCGCAGCAGAAGGTCTTTGCGCTGTAGTTATGAAGGATGATAAGACAGCAGCAGTTGTAGAGGTTAACTCTGAGACAGACTTCGTTGCTAAAAATGCAACATTCCAGGAATTTGTAAACTCAGTGGCTGAACAGGCAGTAAATTCTAATGCTGCAGATATTGATGCATTTATGGCAGAAACCTGGAATGCAGATAACAGCAAAACTGTAAAAGAT is a window from the Roseburia sp. 499 genome containing:
- a CDS encoding DUF342 domain-containing protein, giving the protein MGSRNGYFKLNMRDEGVSLIVYSPKEGGKSVDIKEVIAYLDRKNYNKYDLKEVNRAVNTMQESEEVYIGEWNGLYENEMMEVNVSSDKMLAFCRFYPPSNNGKLLTMEDIIGDLKMQKIVVGIDDDEIKKFLEERKYCTNYILAKGVPPVNGTDAKIEYFFNTNPNLKPKKNEDGTVDYHELNTISRVEEGQLLAKLHEAVKGQPGQDVFGVAIPARQEKNLKLEFGNNITISEDKTEIYSQVTGHASLVQGKVFVSDVYEVPADVDNTTGDITYNGNVSIKGNVKSGFSVKAKGDIIIDGVVEGAILSAGGQIIVKRGIHGMNKGKVEAKGNIITKFIENATVVSGGFIEAGSILHSQVSAANEVRVSGKKGFVTGGVIRAASLVEAQIIGSDMGTITRVEVGVDPEMKERYNSLHKQILDIGKEMEKWKPILVNYSERVAKKEKINPETVVQVQSVAKKYKEKQEELAKIREEFIGIHEQIQLETGAKVKVNGSVYQGVSIAISDVSYNVKGTISYSKFVREQGEIVVKPL
- a CDS encoding DUF6115 domain-containing protein, producing the protein MTAIEIVLIVIGVIMMIASFFVMEKLSNSEVNKMAELSSAEIQRIMERSMKDAEQKINDKIDGVIEESIEQSTEQVERALDKETNEKIKAINEYSDTVLESINKTHNEVMFLYSMLNDKHSELTAYAGKIAQLAIHLEELQENIEQTIEKSQEFLEHPIKPTEPSEETAKIIEELEEKTEQQEKEKNQKQQILQMHKDGMEAVEIARELNMGVGEVKLIIGLFREEDM
- the rpsB gene encoding 30S ribosomal protein S2, translated to MGVISMKQLLEAGVHFGHQTRRWNPKMAPYIYTERNGIYIIDLQKSVGKVDEAYKAVSDIAAEGGTILFVGTKKQAQDAIKAEAERCGMFYVNERWLGGMLTNFKTIQSRIARLKAIETMAEDGTFDVLPKKEVIALKKEWEKLEKNLGGIKDMKKIPDAIFIVDPKKERICVQEAHTLGIPLIGICDTNCDPEELDYVIPGNDDAIRAVKLIVAKMADAVIEANQGTIETDEAYVEEEEVAEEA